Proteins encoded together in one Halorubellus sp. JP-L1 window:
- a CDS encoding helix-turn-helix domain-containing protein, with amino-acid sequence MSMSTADERANNDDVLSDGEYRDRLRELPPSAKLVSKVLEGESPLSQGQLAEESLLPDRTVRYALNRLEDEELVNSRYSFQDARKQVYYLNV; translated from the coding sequence ATGAGCATGAGTACCGCAGACGAGCGTGCCAACAACGACGACGTACTCTCCGACGGCGAATACCGCGACCGCCTCCGCGAACTCCCCCCGAGCGCGAAGCTCGTGTCGAAGGTCCTCGAAGGGGAATCCCCGCTCTCCCAGGGCCAGCTCGCCGAGGAATCGCTGCTCCCCGACCGTACCGTCCGCTACGCCCTCAACCGCCTCGAGGACGAGGAACTCGTGAACTCCCGGTACTCGTTCCAGGACGCCCGGAAGCAGGTCTACTACCTCAACGTCTGA
- a CDS encoding YkgJ family cysteine cluster protein → MDSLETELARARDLDASALADAIETIGFECTRCGACCKSEADDPHTATVFPDEVRTLQAANADGDDHDGDDGEKYDWRDVARPMPYGLETDADGTQTGETFEWALQTDACGNCTFYEEAADGTGACTVHDDRPLICETYPFSVALGGTSQPMGEAVDEAGMVRAHECEGLGRDIDREHAEELADALKERAVRELEEAIGVRDNYERVDAPDEDVVVHDSEAAKTRDGEPIGTN, encoded by the coding sequence GTGGACTCCCTCGAGACGGAACTCGCCCGCGCCCGCGACCTCGACGCGAGCGCGCTCGCCGACGCCATCGAGACGATCGGGTTCGAGTGCACGCGCTGTGGCGCGTGCTGCAAGAGTGAGGCCGACGACCCGCATACGGCGACGGTGTTCCCGGACGAGGTCCGGACGCTGCAAGCCGCGAACGCGGACGGCGATGACCACGACGGCGACGACGGTGAAAAGTACGACTGGCGCGACGTTGCCCGCCCGATGCCATACGGGCTGGAGACGGACGCCGACGGGACCCAGACCGGGGAGACGTTCGAGTGGGCGCTCCAGACGGACGCGTGCGGGAACTGCACGTTCTACGAGGAGGCCGCGGACGGCACCGGCGCGTGCACCGTCCACGACGACCGGCCGCTCATCTGCGAGACGTACCCGTTCAGCGTCGCGCTCGGCGGCACCAGTCAACCGATGGGCGAGGCCGTCGACGAGGCCGGGATGGTTCGCGCGCACGAGTGCGAGGGCCTCGGTCGCGACATCGACCGCGAGCACGCCGAGGAACTCGCCGACGCACTCAAGGAGCGCGCCGTCCGCGAGCTCGAGGAAGCGATCGGCGTCCGCGACAACTACGAGCGCGTCGACGCGCCCGACGAGGACGTCGTCGTGCACGACTCCGAGGCCGCGAAAACCCGAGACGGGGAACCGATCGGGACGAACTGA
- a CDS encoding glycosyltransferase family 2 protein, giving the protein MHLSVVVPTLNGREQLGRALDALAEDAPDAEVVVVNGPSSDGTTGMVREREDVDVLVEISERNLNVARNAGAQVASGDVVAFLRYDLVVEAGWADAIETAIEGGSDVVTGPTHRSVRAGVTTEARETWTVGGREVTFVNGDNGAFTRAALEAVDGFDEYLETGGSRDVSHRVAANDFEVAWDAGVCVRGEVHADGGRAPADWGSKYRSLAYRLSKNYGVRPSPVYHTAKTAIVDGARALRDVVGGASTPSVWLENGKRVFSGIAVGTKDGLAARKRAAAGSQNPNGLSSRADRAVTKYEQ; this is encoded by the coding sequence ATGCACCTCTCGGTCGTCGTCCCGACACTCAACGGGCGGGAGCAACTCGGTCGTGCGCTCGACGCGCTCGCCGAGGATGCGCCCGACGCCGAGGTCGTGGTCGTCAACGGCCCGTCCTCGGACGGGACGACCGGGATGGTTCGCGAGCGCGAGGACGTCGACGTGCTCGTCGAGATCTCCGAACGGAACCTGAACGTCGCGCGGAACGCGGGCGCGCAGGTCGCGTCCGGGGACGTCGTCGCGTTCCTCCGGTACGACCTCGTGGTCGAGGCGGGCTGGGCGGACGCCATCGAGACGGCGATCGAAGGCGGTTCGGACGTCGTGACGGGGCCGACGCATCGGTCGGTTCGAGCGGGCGTGACGACGGAGGCCCGCGAGACGTGGACGGTCGGTGGGCGCGAGGTGACGTTCGTGAACGGCGACAACGGCGCGTTCACGCGCGCCGCGCTGGAGGCGGTCGACGGCTTCGACGAGTACCTGGAGACGGGTGGGTCGCGGGACGTCTCCCATCGCGTCGCCGCGAACGACTTCGAGGTGGCGTGGGACGCGGGCGTCTGCGTTCGCGGCGAAGTCCACGCCGACGGTGGGCGGGCGCCGGCGGACTGGGGGTCGAAGTACCGGTCGCTCGCGTACCGGCTCTCGAAGAACTACGGCGTCAGGCCGTCGCCAGTCTACCACACGGCGAAGACGGCGATCGTCGACGGCGCGCGTGCGCTCCGGGACGTCGTCGGTGGGGCGAGTACGCCGTCCGTGTGGCTGGAGAACGGCAAGCGCGTGTTCTCCGGGATCGCCGTCGGGACGAAGGACGGGCTGGCGGCGCGCAAGCGAGCGGCCGCCGGGTCGCAGAATCCGAACGGGCTCTCCTCGCGTGCAGACCGAGCGGTCACGAAGTACGAGCAGTAG
- a CDS encoding pyridoxamine 5'-phosphate oxidase family protein codes for MADVRSVSLTATEIEGFLGDGGTGVLAVARDDEPYAFPVSYGFDADDGEFYLRLGYDDDSAKAAFVDEPCPAQLVVYEEATDGDGSLDIKSVVATGDLVRIPKDELTPEDVERLGKARTPEFEVWEQAKADIEFTVNKLVPESITGRRNVSERADSSV; via the coding sequence ATGGCCGACGTCCGTAGCGTCTCGCTGACGGCGACAGAGATCGAGGGGTTCCTCGGCGACGGAGGTACCGGCGTCCTCGCGGTCGCGCGCGACGACGAACCGTACGCGTTCCCGGTCTCGTACGGGTTCGACGCCGACGACGGCGAGTTCTATCTGCGTCTCGGGTACGACGACGACAGCGCGAAGGCGGCGTTCGTCGACGAACCCTGTCCCGCACAGCTCGTCGTCTACGAGGAAGCGACTGACGGCGACGGGTCGCTAGACATCAAGAGCGTCGTCGCGACCGGCGACCTCGTCCGGATTCCGAAGGACGAACTCACGCCCGAGGACGTCGAGCGGCTCGGGAAGGCGCGGACGCCCGAGTTCGAGGTGTGGGAGCAGGCCAAGGCAGACATCGAGTTCACCGTGAACAAGCTCGTCCCGGAGTCGATCACGGGCCGTCGGAACGTCTCCGAGCGAGCGGACAGCAGCGTCTAG
- a CDS encoding S-adenosyl-l-methionine hydroxide adenosyltransferase family protein → MITLSSDFGSPYPAAMRGVLLRRDPDARLVDVSHEFPRQDVRAAAFWLRELLPHFPPAVHLVVVDPGVGTDRAALAVRAGEHAFVAPDNGVVVPAARALAGDDESIRAWRIDDADAASSTFHGRDVFAPAAGDLHRVGFGEFTDRSDVTRLDSFESLELPEADVTASRAVGEVMTVDDFGNVITNVPGRALEGVESVRVNDREVPAVATFAEVPVGQWLATVGSHGYVECDVNQGRGDRAFDLSSGDEVVLEVDE, encoded by the coding sequence ATGATCACGCTGTCGTCCGACTTCGGGTCGCCGTATCCGGCGGCGATGCGGGGAGTGTTGTTGCGGCGGGACCCGGACGCGCGACTGGTGGACGTGAGTCACGAGTTCCCGCGCCAGGACGTGCGTGCGGCGGCGTTCTGGTTGCGCGAGCTGTTGCCGCACTTCCCGCCGGCGGTGCATCTGGTCGTGGTCGACCCGGGCGTCGGGACGGATCGGGCGGCGCTGGCGGTGCGGGCCGGCGAGCACGCGTTCGTGGCGCCGGACAACGGCGTCGTGGTGCCGGCGGCGCGAGCGCTCGCGGGGGACGACGAGTCGATTCGGGCGTGGCGGATCGACGACGCGGATGCGGCGTCGTCGACGTTCCACGGGCGGGACGTGTTCGCGCCGGCGGCGGGCGACCTGCATCGGGTCGGGTTCGGCGAGTTCACGGATCGCTCGGACGTGACGCGACTCGACTCCTTCGAGTCCCTCGAGTTGCCGGAGGCCGACGTGACGGCGTCGCGTGCGGTGGGGGAAGTGATGACGGTCGACGACTTCGGGAACGTCATCACGAACGTCCCGGGACGCGCGCTCGAGGGCGTCGAGTCGGTGCGCGTGAACGACCGCGAGGTGCCGGCGGTGGCGACGTTCGCCGAAGTCCCGGTCGGGCAGTGGCTGGCGACGGTCGGGAGTCACGGCTACGTCGAGTGCGACGTGAACCAGGGACGGGGCGACCGCGCGTTCGACCTGTCGTCGGGCGACGAGGTCGTCCTCGAGGTCGACGAATGA
- a CDS encoding helix-turn-helix domain-containing protein, producing the protein MSAPNAPETAGIDGTTEVDEDALLTALQDDDCRTIVEAVSEEALSASELAERCDLPLSTTYRKVDTLTDAALLDERLRLAASGSHEREYVPGTADLTISVGAGASVEVHAESTASEPAQIPTFAD; encoded by the coding sequence ATGTCCGCACCCAACGCTCCCGAGACGGCAGGTATCGACGGTACGACCGAGGTCGACGAGGACGCGCTTCTGACGGCGCTCCAGGACGACGACTGTCGCACCATCGTCGAGGCAGTATCCGAGGAGGCGCTGTCCGCGAGCGAACTCGCCGAGCGCTGCGACCTCCCGCTGTCGACGACGTACCGGAAGGTGGACACGCTCACGGACGCCGCACTCCTCGACGAGCGCCTCAGGCTCGCCGCGTCCGGATCGCACGAACGCGAGTACGTGCCGGGAACCGCCGACCTCACCATCTCGGTGGGTGCGGGCGCGAGCGTCGAAGTGCACGCCGAGAGCACTGCCAGCGAGCCCGCACAGATCCCAACGTTCGCGGACTGA
- a CDS encoding trimeric intracellular cation channel family protein: MTAGPVLSVSAFDALNWLGLLAFALAGSLDGADEGLDALGVVVLGVVTALGGGITRDLLVDRTPVALTATADVAVVMVGVVVAVLLVRRGPSIGTASPAVQVPDAVGLAAFAATGAIVAWDAGLSAFGVLVCAMLTGTGGGAIRDLLVGRTPGILVEDFYATCALVGAVAFWLLRTAGAPAPIGIAACVGLAFVLRVLAIRFDWHLPTVG, from the coding sequence ATGACGGCCGGTCCGGTACTCTCGGTGAGCGCGTTCGACGCCCTGAACTGGCTGGGGTTGCTCGCGTTCGCGCTCGCGGGATCGCTCGACGGCGCGGACGAGGGCCTGGACGCCCTCGGCGTCGTCGTCCTCGGGGTCGTGACGGCGCTCGGTGGCGGCATCACGCGCGACCTGCTCGTGGACCGGACGCCGGTCGCGCTCACCGCGACCGCGGACGTCGCCGTCGTCATGGTCGGCGTCGTCGTCGCGGTGCTCCTCGTCAGGCGAGGACCGTCGATCGGCACGGCGTCGCCCGCGGTCCAGGTCCCGGACGCGGTCGGGCTGGCGGCGTTCGCGGCGACCGGCGCGATCGTCGCGTGGGACGCCGGCCTGTCCGCGTTCGGCGTGCTCGTGTGCGCGATGCTCACCGGAACCGGTGGTGGCGCGATCCGGGACCTCCTCGTCGGTCGGACACCGGGCATCCTCGTCGAGGACTTCTACGCGACGTGCGCGCTCGTCGGCGCCGTCGCGTTCTGGCTGCTCCGTACCGCGGGCGCACCAGCACCGATCGGGATCGCCGCGTGCGTCGGGCTCGCGTTCGTGCTGCGCGTGCTCGCGATCCGGTTCGACTGGCACCTCCCCACGGTCGGCTGA
- a CDS encoding helix-turn-helix domain-containing protein produces the protein MTDGIRAEIRVDGPTGCPVTHVVDRTGIAATDVRRAVSTDGRCVTEEFLLADPLGIDLAETGLEDQETGASEEIGASEESDVEFQRVFDYGDHVTYRFERDRDVACPCETVEAHGSPVTDVDVRDDGVHVAFHVADMAALQALVADLRDAFPSLDVKRLLRSEGEPGTHTLVFVDRGRLTARQLEVLETAHDMGYFSHPKGANAGEVAEALSITRATFSEHLAAAQSKLLDAILD, from the coding sequence ATGACCGACGGCATCCGCGCCGAGATCCGCGTCGACGGTCCGACCGGCTGTCCGGTCACGCACGTCGTCGACCGAACCGGCATCGCCGCCACGGACGTCCGCCGCGCCGTCTCCACCGACGGCCGGTGCGTCACCGAGGAGTTCCTGCTCGCCGACCCGCTCGGCATCGACCTGGCGGAGACCGGCCTCGAGGACCAGGAGACCGGCGCCAGCGAGGAGATCGGCGCCAGCGAGGAGAGCGACGTCGAGTTCCAGCGCGTCTTCGACTACGGCGACCACGTCACGTACCGCTTCGAGCGCGATCGCGACGTCGCCTGCCCGTGCGAGACCGTCGAGGCCCACGGCAGCCCCGTCACCGACGTCGACGTCCGCGACGACGGCGTTCACGTCGCCTTCCACGTCGCCGACATGGCCGCACTCCAGGCGCTCGTCGCCGACCTCCGGGACGCCTTCCCGTCGCTCGACGTCAAACGCCTCCTGCGCTCGGAGGGCGAACCCGGCACGCACACGCTCGTGTTCGTCGACCGCGGTCGCCTCACCGCCCGCCAGCTCGAAGTCCTCGAGACCGCCCACGACATGGGGTACTTCTCGCACCCGAAGGGCGCGAACGCCGGCGAGGTCGCCGAGGCCCTCTCGATCACGCGCGCGACGTTCAGTGAGCACCTCGCGGCCGCCCAGTCGAAGCTCCTCGACGCCATCCTCGACTGA
- a CDS encoding methyltransferase domain-containing protein, translating to MKGQEWYQADDVAAEYDDKRFSKGGRLIDRREKAAVLDALGPLEDKRVLEVACGTGRFTVMLAERGADIVGVDISAAMLEEGREKAKAAGVSDTLEFMRGDAARLPFPDDHFDSVIAMRFFHLADTPKSFLSEMRRVSKDQVFFDTFNRFSARSIYNWALPMGSRLYSRYEIDSLLEKADLELVDAQHDFAFPYGFYREIPDDVASAFRSLDTKIVSIAGLDRLASVSYWDTRV from the coding sequence GTGAAGGGACAGGAGTGGTACCAGGCCGACGACGTGGCCGCGGAGTACGACGACAAGCGCTTCTCGAAGGGCGGCCGGCTCATCGACCGGCGGGAGAAAGCGGCCGTGCTGGACGCGCTGGGGCCGCTCGAGGACAAGCGCGTGCTCGAGGTCGCGTGCGGGACCGGCCGGTTCACGGTGATGCTCGCCGAGCGCGGCGCCGACATCGTCGGCGTCGACATCTCCGCGGCGATGCTCGAGGAGGGCCGCGAGAAGGCGAAGGCGGCGGGCGTCTCCGACACGCTCGAGTTCATGCGCGGTGATGCCGCACGCCTGCCGTTCCCGGACGATCACTTCGATAGCGTGATCGCAATGCGATTCTTCCATCTCGCGGACACCCCGAAGTCGTTCCTCTCGGAGATGCGTCGCGTCTCGAAGGACCAGGTGTTCTTCGACACGTTCAACCGGTTCTCGGCGCGCTCGATCTACAACTGGGCGCTCCCGATGGGATCGCGGCTCTACTCGCGGTACGAGATCGACTCGCTGCTGGAGAAGGCCGACCTCGAGCTCGTCGACGCCCAGCACGACTTCGCGTTCCCGTACGGGTTCTACCGGGAGATCCCCGACGACGTCGCGAGCGCGTTCCGGTCGCTCGACACCAAGATCGTCTCGATCGCCGGCCTGGATCGGCTCGCATCGGTGTCGTACTGGGACACGCGCGTCTGA
- a CDS encoding pyridoxamine 5'-phosphate oxidase family protein, with protein MVEIPASFRDLFEKKSFAHFATVMPDGTPQVTPVWVDYDAERGHVLVNTARGRRKERNVRSNPKVGIEITDPDDPYRYVSVRGEVVEVTEDGAVEHIDELTRRYFEQDEYPNKGEERGPRVVVRIAPEHVATSG; from the coding sequence ATGGTGGAGATTCCGGCTTCGTTCCGCGACCTGTTCGAGAAGAAGTCGTTCGCGCACTTCGCGACGGTGATGCCCGACGGGACGCCACAGGTGACGCCCGTCTGGGTAGACTACGACGCGGAGCGCGGGCACGTCCTCGTGAACACGGCCCGCGGGCGTCGGAAGGAACGGAACGTCCGGTCGAACCCGAAGGTCGGCATCGAGATCACGGACCCCGACGACCCGTACCGGTACGTGTCCGTACGCGGCGAGGTGGTCGAGGTGACGGAGGACGGTGCCGTCGAGCACATCGACGAACTCACGCGCCGGTACTTCGAGCAGGACGAGTACCCGAACAAGGGCGAGGAACGCGGCCCTCGCGTCGTCGTTCGGATCGCGCCCGAACACGTCGCGACGAGCGGGTAG
- a CDS encoding amidohydrolase family protein codes for MLELEHRFRVVDVHATLSPEDAPGGESVVGPDQLEREMHQAGIVRSLVFPRTQEAATDYVAANNGVARKSVERPFVAFARLTGPRDPGTAATSKLRNLAARRRDHHTDPETVEQYAYDDRFHGFVLDPGSDGLPDDAVLDALEDVDLPVVVQAGAACPPSVVETALLDREVTVVLAGFGGYPLQRDLMHDAVSLLDDHDDCYLDTSHVRFRDPLERALMEHPDRVLFGSGAPTAHPNVAIMEVLTLDVSEDKMRRAFSKNATRIVPELASDHA; via the coding sequence ATGCTGGAACTGGAACATCGGTTCCGCGTGGTCGACGTTCACGCCACGCTCTCGCCCGAGGACGCCCCCGGCGGCGAGTCCGTCGTCGGCCCGGACCAGCTCGAACGAGAGATGCACCAGGCCGGGATCGTCCGGAGCCTCGTCTTCCCGCGGACCCAAGAGGCGGCGACCGACTACGTCGCCGCGAACAACGGCGTCGCACGCAAGAGCGTCGAACGTCCATTCGTGGCGTTCGCGCGCCTCACCGGCCCCCGCGACCCGGGGACGGCCGCGACGAGCAAACTCCGGAACCTCGCCGCGCGCCGCCGCGACCACCACACCGACCCCGAGACCGTCGAACAGTACGCGTACGACGACCGCTTCCACGGGTTCGTGCTCGACCCCGGTAGCGACGGCCTCCCGGACGACGCCGTACTCGACGCGCTCGAGGACGTCGACCTCCCTGTCGTCGTCCAGGCCGGTGCGGCGTGCCCGCCGTCTGTCGTCGAGACCGCGCTCCTCGACCGCGAGGTGACCGTTGTCCTCGCCGGATTCGGCGGCTATCCGCTCCAGCGCGACCTCATGCACGACGCCGTCTCCCTCCTCGACGACCACGACGACTGCTACCTCGACACGAGCCACGTCCGCTTCCGCGATCCCCTCGAGCGCGCGCTCATGGAGCACCCCGACCGCGTCCTCTTCGGGAGCGGCGCCCCGACCGCGCACCCGAACGTCGCCATCATGGAAGTCCTCACGCTCGACGTCAGCGAGGACAAGATGCGTCGCGCGTTCTCGAAGAACGCCACAAGGATCGTCCCCGAACTCGCCTCCGACCACGCCTGA
- a CDS encoding MBL fold metallo-hydrolase gives MKVTRVSVDVPTRAPTGATNAYVVGQDPAVLVDPAARSDALDDAVADRGVEHVVATHTHPDHVGALAHYADACHATTWARYGRTRPFESATGVVPDRELRDGDDVAGLTAIETPGHAVDHLAFRADDAVLCGDLAVAEGSVVVGHPEGDLRAYLTSLRRLHAQSPSVLHPGHGPAIESPREACERLLAHRLDRERRVLAAVRDGADTVAAVTDAAYDKDLAGVRDLAEATVHAHVQKLVHEGRVRWQDGRVHPVA, from the coding sequence ATGAAAGTCACGCGCGTCAGCGTCGACGTGCCGACGCGAGCACCGACCGGGGCGACGAACGCGTACGTCGTCGGCCAGGACCCGGCCGTCCTCGTCGACCCCGCCGCCCGCTCGGACGCGCTCGACGACGCCGTCGCCGACCGCGGCGTCGAGCACGTCGTCGCGACGCACACCCACCCCGACCACGTCGGCGCGCTCGCGCACTACGCCGACGCCTGCCACGCGACGACGTGGGCGCGCTACGGCCGCACTCGCCCGTTCGAGTCGGCGACCGGCGTCGTCCCCGACCGGGAGCTCCGCGATGGCGACGACGTCGCCGGCCTCACGGCCATCGAGACGCCCGGGCACGCCGTCGACCACCTCGCGTTCCGCGCCGACGACGCCGTCCTCTGCGGCGACCTCGCCGTCGCAGAGGGGAGCGTCGTCGTCGGCCACCCCGAGGGCGACCTGCGCGCGTACCTCACGTCGCTCCGTCGCCTCCACGCGCAATCGCCGTCCGTCCTCCACCCCGGTCACGGGCCCGCTATCGAGTCGCCGCGCGAGGCGTGCGAGCGCCTGCTCGCGCACCGCCTCGACCGGGAACGTCGCGTACTCGCCGCCGTCCGCGACGGCGCGGACACCGTCGCCGCCGTCACCGACGCGGCCTACGACAAGGACCTCGCTGGCGTCCGCGACCTCGCCGAAGCGACCGTGCACGCCCACGTCCAGAAGCTCGTCCACGAGGGCCGCGTCCGCTGGCAGGACGGCCGCGTCCACCCGGTCGCCTGA